A stretch of the Geovibrio thiophilus genome encodes the following:
- the cas6f gene encoding type I-F CRISPR-associated endoribonuclease Cas6/Csy4 — protein sequence MRFYADLRVRENPEITPQVILNMLFEKLHLVLAEQVRGDVGISFPDVKNGQKNLGKVLRVHGEKEALESVVLHPAIERTADYAEIGRIRQVPDNAAYCIVSRVQAKSSPERLRRRSIKKFGMSEEEAMLRVPDSKAKMLELPFITLNSKSTGQKFRLYIRHEEASNSGNGKGFSTYGLSAVSAVPWF from the coding sequence ATGCGCTTTTATGCAGACTTGCGCGTGAGGGAAAACCCTGAGATCACCCCGCAGGTTATACTCAATATGCTCTTTGAAAAGCTGCATCTTGTTCTCGCTGAACAGGTAAGAGGGGATGTGGGCATAAGCTTTCCCGATGTAAAGAACGGACAGAAAAACCTTGGCAAAGTTCTGAGAGTTCATGGGGAAAAAGAAGCGCTGGAGAGCGTCGTTTTGCATCCGGCGATAGAAAGGACTGCTGATTATGCGGAAATAGGGCGCATTCGTCAGGTTCCTGATAATGCTGCCTACTGCATAGTAAGCAGGGTACAGGCAAAAAGCAGCCCGGAACGTCTCCGCAGGCGCAGTATTAAAAAGTTTGGTATGAGTGAAGAAGAAGCAATGCTACGAGTTCCAGACTCAAAAGCGAAGATGCTTGAACTGCCTTTCATAACGCTAAACAGTAAAAGCACAGGACAGAAATTCCGTCTCTATATACGCCATGAAGAGGCAAGCAACTCCGGAAATGGAAAAGGCTTCAGCACATATGGACTGAGCGCTGTTTCTGCCGTTCCGTGGTTTTGA
- the csy3 gene encoding type I-F CRISPR-associated protein Csy3 yields the protein MAKEKKLETASVLAFERKLDVSDALFYAGKWDNIKNGGMWKALDVKTKSVRGTISNRLGTKTGDNADKVNSMVDNPNLQTVDVVTLPADADTLKVRFTLRVIGGVGTPSACNKPDYKQKLMETVDGYVQEFGFKALAERYAINIANGRFLWRNRIGAEKVEVIVSHMVNGNSAAKLTFDALNYRLDDFSGDSETAKLGSIITDGLSGKGYVLLDVVAYARIGDGQEVFPSQELILEKSNAKGKKSRTLYSVDGVAGMHSQKVGNALRTIDTWYADFPEFPIAVEPYGSVTSQGCAYRQPVDKTDFYNLLDGWILKDKKPSPENQHFVMAVFIRGGVFGDAEKE from the coding sequence ATGGCAAAAGAAAAAAAACTTGAGACAGCTTCAGTTCTGGCATTTGAGCGTAAACTTGATGTTTCGGATGCTCTTTTTTATGCAGGTAAATGGGACAATATAAAAAATGGCGGCATGTGGAAAGCTCTTGATGTGAAAACAAAATCAGTAAGAGGAACTATATCCAACAGGCTCGGTACCAAAACTGGAGACAATGCGGACAAGGTTAATTCCATGGTGGATAACCCAAACCTTCAGACTGTGGATGTAGTTACGCTTCCTGCGGATGCAGATACGCTTAAAGTACGTTTCACTCTTCGGGTTATTGGCGGCGTGGGCACTCCTTCTGCATGCAACAAACCTGATTATAAACAGAAACTGATGGAAACCGTTGATGGTTATGTGCAGGAGTTTGGATTTAAAGCACTTGCTGAGAGATATGCTATTAACATAGCAAATGGTCGTTTCCTATGGAGAAACAGGATTGGTGCTGAAAAGGTTGAGGTTATAGTAAGCCATATGGTAAACGGAAACTCAGCAGCAAAGTTAACTTTCGATGCTCTTAACTATCGTTTGGATGATTTTTCAGGGGATTCTGAAACCGCTAAACTCGGTTCGATTATTACTGATGGACTCAGCGGGAAAGGTTATGTTCTGCTCGATGTGGTGGCTTATGCACGCATAGGGGACGGGCAGGAGGTTTTCCCTTCACAGGAGCTTATTCTTGAGAAATCCAATGCAAAAGGTAAAAAGAGCAGGACTCTTTACAGTGTTGACGGAGTGGCGGGAATGCACTCTCAGAAGGTGGGCAACGCTTTAAGAACAATTGATACGTGGTATGCGGATTTCCCTGAATTTCCAATTGCCGTGGAGCCCTACGGCTCAGTAACGTCTCAGGGCTGCGCATATCGCCAGCCTGTTGATAAGACAGACTTCTATAATCTTTTGGACGGGTGGATTCTTAAGGATAAAAAACCGTCTCCTGAAAACCAGCATTTTGTTATGGCTGTGTTCATCCGTGGCGGCGTATTCGGCGATGCGGAGAAGGAGTAG
- the csy2 gene encoding type I-F CRISPR-associated protein Csy2, with product MNSKPDYLMLIPRLKVQNVNCVSGPLTWGFPAVFAFTGFIHALSRSLENGIKLDGAGISSHKFEPQVHKSGYTNIFRLYRAPLYDRDVTKPSGIIEEGRAHITVSIVTAVYGSIEDKEAFLAEVLEKIGSMRLAGGSIFIDAVKNKPGLYEHSGIAEDDAVKFSEIRRKLLPGFVLVDRSDNLSEQLNKMRKTDSEVNSLDALLHFAGVTYKPEQDEEGKVTWEHVSKKGWLVPIPVGFSAISPLYPAGEVKNVRDASVPFRFVEAAYSLGEWLNPLKLGKASDFIWFHKAEPEKGLYLCGHKKI from the coding sequence ATGAACAGTAAACCGGATTACTTAATGCTGATCCCCCGGCTGAAGGTGCAGAATGTCAACTGCGTTTCAGGCCCGTTGACATGGGGATTTCCTGCTGTTTTTGCTTTTACAGGGTTCATACATGCCCTCAGCCGAAGCTTGGAAAACGGAATAAAGCTGGACGGAGCAGGGATCTCCAGCCATAAATTTGAACCTCAGGTGCATAAGTCAGGTTATACGAATATTTTTCGTCTTTACCGTGCTCCGCTTTACGACAGGGATGTTACAAAGCCCTCCGGCATAATTGAGGAAGGACGTGCCCACATCACTGTGAGCATAGTTACAGCCGTATACGGGAGTATTGAGGATAAAGAAGCTTTTCTTGCAGAAGTTTTGGAAAAAATAGGCTCAATGCGGCTTGCCGGAGGCAGTATTTTTATTGATGCCGTGAAGAACAAGCCCGGACTCTATGAACATTCTGGCATAGCGGAAGATGATGCAGTTAAATTCTCAGAGATTCGTCGTAAACTTCTGCCGGGCTTTGTTCTGGTGGACAGAAGCGATAATCTGTCTGAGCAGCTTAATAAAATGCGTAAAACAGATTCGGAAGTTAACTCACTTGATGCTCTGCTTCACTTTGCAGGAGTAACTTATAAGCCGGAGCAGGATGAAGAGGGGAAAGTCACTTGGGAACATGTGAGTAAGAAAGGCTGGCTTGTTCCCATTCCTGTGGGTTTTTCCGCTATATCCCCGCTTTATCCGGCAGGGGAAGTAAAAAACGTGAGGGACGCTTCTGTACCCTTCCGTTTTGTTGAAGCGGCGTATTCTCTGGGTGAGTGGCTTAATCCGCTCAAACTGGGAAAAGCATCTGACTTCATATGGTTTCACAAAGCAGAGCCGGAAAAAGGTTTATACCTCTGCGGTCACAAAAAAATATAA
- the csy1 gene encoding type I-F CRISPR-associated protein Csy1, giving the protein MNDSDHFQAKLLRELIEKFIQERLKPKIEEQKKKLDKTSTQLERDAIEEKIHSLIINYRREEWLRDAAKRSQQIKLATHIPKFTHPMAEASPIYFKSDKTDCNNLVNSSCTKVAYVDGTGNAAVNDVFTFLNKEHNGEKLLNMVSRRSSVLAGAMSDNIDEAYEWIDAFYAMFKAKAPASHTLMKQVYFPLGDGSYHLISPVFPTSLVHEIHEIVKDERFSDTAVAARKAHKNNDVNETGYKTFPALLYMYYYSGVRALNISFLNSLRSDSGRNGAGVLFASVPPNWRSKSLTPVNSESVFHGRFTYRTFVKELLNEIHELAKSNYDNFHIREGVKNLVKAMSYELADLSYEMLELPAGWSKNPECRLNYYEKLWLDPFSDAEGSREAYISGKWCGEVAKRFARWLTKQIRDKNKDAVITDPDVWSEIAEYVLDDVRRGNRDEQ; this is encoded by the coding sequence ATGAATGACTCTGACCATTTTCAGGCAAAACTCCTGAGAGAACTTATTGAGAAGTTCATTCAGGAAAGGCTGAAGCCGAAGATTGAGGAACAGAAGAAAAAGCTGGATAAAACTTCGACTCAGCTTGAGAGAGATGCGATTGAAGAAAAAATCCATTCTCTCATTATTAACTACAGAAGGGAGGAGTGGCTGCGGGATGCTGCGAAACGTTCGCAGCAGATTAAACTTGCCACTCACATTCCTAAATTTACCCACCCTATGGCAGAAGCATCACCAATCTATTTTAAATCTGATAAAACCGATTGTAATAACCTTGTTAACTCATCTTGTACAAAAGTTGCTTACGTTGATGGAACTGGAAATGCAGCGGTTAACGATGTTTTTACTTTTTTGAATAAAGAGCACAACGGTGAGAAGCTTCTGAACATGGTATCACGCAGGTCTTCGGTGCTTGCGGGTGCTATGAGCGACAATATTGACGAAGCTTATGAATGGATTGATGCTTTTTATGCTATGTTTAAAGCTAAAGCTCCTGCATCACATACACTGATGAAGCAGGTTTATTTTCCTTTGGGTGATGGTAGTTATCATCTTATCAGCCCAGTCTTCCCCACTTCTCTTGTGCACGAGATACATGAGATTGTGAAGGATGAGCGTTTTTCAGATACTGCTGTGGCAGCCAGAAAAGCTCATAAAAATAATGACGTTAACGAAACAGGTTATAAAACTTTTCCTGCGCTTTTGTATATGTATTATTATAGTGGAGTCAGGGCGCTTAATATCAGTTTTCTAAATAGCCTGCGAAGCGATAGTGGTAGAAATGGGGCAGGTGTTCTCTTTGCTTCTGTACCGCCTAACTGGAGAAGTAAATCCCTAACCCCTGTTAACAGTGAATCAGTATTCCATGGCAGGTTTACCTACCGCACATTTGTTAAAGAGCTTCTGAATGAGATCCATGAGCTTGCAAAAAGTAATTACGACAATTTCCATATCCGCGAAGGTGTTAAGAACCTTGTGAAGGCTATGTCATATGAACTTGCTGATTTATCCTATGAAATGCTGGAACTGCCTGCCGGATGGAGCAAGAACCCCGAATGCCGCCTGAATTATTATGAGAAGCTTTGGCTTGATCCTTTTTCAGACGCTGAGGGGAGCAGAGAAGCTTATATCAGCGGCAAATGGTGCGGTGAAGTGGCAAAACGCTTTGCCCGCTGGCTGACTAAGCAGATCAGGGATAAAAACAAGGATGCCGTAATTACTGATCCGGATGTGTGGAGCGAAATAGCAGAATACGTTCTTGATGATGTGAGGAGGGGGAATCGTGATGAACAGTAA
- the cas3f gene encoding type I-F CRISPR-associated helicase Cas3f codes for MNVIFVSQCHKNALKETRRVLDQFAERIGDRTWQTSITHAGLVTVRTLLRKTARKNTAVACHWVRGKNRTELMWIVGNASSFNSGGAVPTNRTERKILRSDSENDWQTGEIIKLLVSLAALLHDLGKSCESFQKSLENTKPQKSLIRHEWLSVLLIKQFIGSDDDTGWLNRLADGDISFPSSVIKPKNTAKPFSGLPPVASAVCWLIVSHHRMPYNDEPNEIDNLPEAINAEWCRSSITDEDAIDGYFKFPMGTPADSEKWRKAAAKAAKRTLQHQNIFTTELYDPYIINISRMVLMLGDHIYSSLKSSLDRVNGDPDFPLYANTANADRGAKTKNQKLDEHLLGVHKFCGQIMHGLPGLRKSLPVLGFHKRLRERSALSKFRWQDKAYDTASSVREATEQGGFFGINMASTGCGKTIANARIMYALANGDTGARMTIALGLRTLTLQTGNEYADMLGFDYSTLAVLVGGMAMKELHELNKEENTTYGESSEELLPENSYIQYEGNIDDSPIGDWLKRTRGADKLVNAPVLTCTIDHIMPVSEGTAGGRQLAPMLRLMTGDLVLDEPDDYDIDDLYACTRLVYFAGLLGSRVLLSSATVAPAIAEGLFKAYAAGREAHNKNRGQEHSRNIVCGWFDEFTSHAETDVSGGVFAGLHSEFASKRAEKLTKSEVRRRAAIIPVVDGVYSHRELIEIIINAAKELHGHNSFKDEKSGAESSFGLVRIANINNLVGLVKAFADQDTGDDYAVHICCYHSRFPMVLRSEIEKNLDSLLKRGKGKDIASNPVFRNSVRKYPDKKHHIFIVFASPVAEVGRDHDYDWAVIEPSSMRSVIQIAGRVRRHRDGEWDKVNIYVLDKNINAMKGRGAPYSRPGFEKGSSCMSKQTMTELIRAEQIETVNALPRIMEKTAANHKDNLSDFEHYCLRRVLTDETNREVFTTARFWNTDAYLSAYMQYKKPFRKEDGKSIEYVPVYNSNTVIMHRLEEGKLVVDGELFKWVGKPDADFFIPLDYEELIEELAEVKGMSEEECSVRFGTFSLTMRDKDLDSYSYNEYLGIFKEE; via the coding sequence ATGAATGTTATTTTTGTTTCCCAATGCCATAAAAACGCCCTGAAAGAAACACGCAGGGTTTTGGACCAGTTTGCCGAGCGTATTGGAGACCGCACATGGCAGACATCCATTACTCATGCCGGACTGGTAACTGTGCGGACGCTTCTGCGCAAAACAGCCAGAAAAAACACAGCCGTAGCTTGCCACTGGGTACGTGGGAAAAACAGAACGGAATTGATGTGGATCGTTGGCAATGCCTCATCCTTCAATTCCGGCGGTGCGGTTCCCACCAACAGAACAGAAAGAAAAATCCTCCGTTCGGACTCTGAAAATGACTGGCAGACAGGTGAAATCATCAAGCTTCTGGTTTCTCTCGCCGCTCTTCTTCATGATTTAGGTAAAAGCTGCGAAAGCTTCCAGAAAAGTCTGGAAAATACAAAACCTCAAAAGAGCTTAATCCGTCATGAATGGCTCTCAGTGCTGCTTATAAAGCAGTTTATCGGTTCAGATGATGACACGGGCTGGCTGAACAGACTGGCAGATGGGGATATAAGTTTTCCATCCTCTGTTATTAAACCTAAAAACACGGCAAAGCCGTTTTCCGGTTTGCCGCCTGTTGCTTCTGCCGTGTGCTGGCTGATAGTTTCCCATCACAGAATGCCGTATAACGATGAGCCTAATGAAATTGATAATCTTCCGGAGGCCATAAACGCCGAATGGTGCCGCTCAAGTATTACTGATGAAGATGCGATTGATGGCTATTTTAAATTCCCTATGGGAACCCCTGCGGATAGCGAAAAATGGAGAAAGGCTGCCGCAAAGGCAGCAAAGCGTACTTTACAGCATCAGAATATCTTCACTACAGAGCTTTATGATCCTTACATTATAAATATTTCCCGTATGGTGCTGATGCTTGGGGATCATATTTATTCATCCTTAAAAAGCAGTCTGGATAGAGTAAACGGCGATCCTGATTTCCCGCTTTACGCCAATACAGCCAATGCCGATAGAGGCGCTAAAACTAAAAACCAGAAGTTAGATGAGCACCTTCTGGGAGTGCACAAATTTTGCGGACAAATTATGCACGGTCTGCCGGGTTTGCGGAAATCGTTGCCTGTTCTGGGGTTTCATAAACGCCTCAGAGAAAGGAGCGCACTAAGCAAATTCAGATGGCAGGACAAGGCGTATGATACTGCCTCTTCCGTTCGTGAGGCTACAGAGCAAGGCGGCTTCTTCGGTATAAACATGGCATCAACCGGATGCGGCAAAACGATTGCCAATGCCAGAATAATGTATGCGCTTGCGAACGGCGATACCGGAGCCCGTATGACCATTGCTCTGGGGCTGCGTACGCTCACTTTACAAACAGGTAATGAATATGCAGATATGCTTGGTTTTGATTATTCGACATTGGCAGTGCTTGTGGGCGGAATGGCGATGAAGGAACTTCATGAGCTTAATAAAGAAGAAAATACAACATACGGAGAATCATCAGAAGAGCTGCTTCCTGAAAATTCTTATATCCAATACGAAGGCAATATTGACGATTCCCCGATCGGCGACTGGCTTAAAAGAACAAGAGGTGCAGACAAGCTTGTGAATGCTCCGGTTCTGACCTGCACAATAGATCATATTATGCCGGTCTCGGAAGGAACAGCAGGAGGGAGGCAGCTTGCTCCCATGCTGAGACTTATGACCGGAGATCTGGTTTTGGATGAACCTGACGACTATGATATTGATGATTTGTATGCCTGTACCCGTCTGGTTTACTTTGCCGGACTTCTGGGGAGCAGGGTTCTTCTTTCTTCCGCAACCGTGGCTCCGGCAATAGCTGAAGGGCTTTTCAAGGCGTATGCGGCAGGCAGGGAGGCACATAATAAAAACAGAGGGCAGGAGCACAGCCGGAATATTGTCTGCGGCTGGTTTGATGAGTTCACTTCTCATGCCGAAACAGATGTTTCCGGGGGAGTTTTTGCAGGTCTGCATTCTGAATTTGCATCAAAAAGAGCGGAGAAACTGACCAAATCGGAAGTGCGAAGACGGGCTGCGATTATTCCTGTTGTGGATGGCGTATACAGCCACAGAGAGTTGATCGAAATAATAATAAACGCAGCTAAGGAGCTACACGGGCATAACAGCTTTAAGGATGAAAAAAGCGGCGCAGAATCAAGTTTCGGGCTTGTGCGCATAGCAAATATCAATAACCTTGTCGGGCTTGTGAAGGCTTTTGCGGATCAGGACACAGGGGATGACTATGCGGTGCATATATGCTGCTACCACTCCCGCTTTCCGATGGTTCTTCGTTCGGAGATAGAAAAAAATCTGGATTCTCTGCTTAAACGCGGAAAGGGGAAAGACATCGCTTCAAATCCGGTGTTCCGCAATTCTGTTCGCAAATATCCAGATAAAAAGCACCACATATTTATTGTTTTTGCTTCTCCGGTGGCGGAGGTTGGCAGGGATCACGACTATGACTGGGCGGTTATAGAGCCTTCCTCAATGCGTTCTGTCATACAGATAGCCGGACGCGTCCGCAGACACAGGGACGGAGAGTGGGACAAGGTAAATATCTATGTGCTTGATAAAAACATAAATGCGATGAAAGGACGGGGAGCTCCATACAGCAGACCGGGGTTCGAGAAAGGTTCATCCTGCATGTCAAAGCAGACCATGACGGAACTAATTAGGGCAGAACAGATTGAAACAGTGAACGCTCTGCCGAGAATTATGGAAAAGACAGCAGCAAACCACAAAGATAACCTGTCTGACTTTGAGCATTATTGTTTGAGGCGTGTTCTTACTGATGAAACAAACAGGGAAGTTTTTACAACAGCTCGTTTCTGGAATACGGATGCGTATCTTTCTGCCTACATGCAGTACAAAAAGCCGTTCAGAAAAGAGGATGGAAAAAGCATTGAGTACGTGCCTGTCTATAATAGCAATACGGTGATAATGCACAGACTGGAGGAAGGTAAGCTAGTGGTTGATGGCGAACTCTTCAAGTGGGTTGGTAAACCTGATGCGGACTTCTTTATACCCCTTGATTATGAAGAACTGATAGAGGAGCTTGCGGAAGTTAAAGGAATGAGCGAAGAGGAATGCTCTGTACGTTTCGGGACATTCTCACTGACAATGCGTGATAAAGATTTGGATTCATACAGCTATAATGAATATCTGGGGATATTCAAGGAGGAATGA
- the cas1f gene encoding type I-F CRISPR-associated endonuclease Cas1f — translation MDSFTPSDMKTILHSKRANLYYLEHCRVLVNGGRVEYVVEKGKESNYYNIPIANTTVLLLGSGTSLTQAAVRELSKAGVMVGFCGGGGTPLFSAMEMNTDIMWFSPQSEYRPTEYLQAWAKFWFDDVLRLEAAKMFQHARIEMIGKKWLNSRFFEDKRFEINENMLKKALGKVSAEIKEAKSTEDLLSSEAKLTKLLYKLAAEASGYEDFTRAKRGSGTDMANRFLDHGNYLAYGLGATVAWVLGLPHGFAVLHGKTRRGGLVFDIADLIKDSVILPLAFISARDGDDERMFRQGCIDSLVQNECLDFMIDTVKEVASEMKSRCR, via the coding sequence GTGGACTCATTTACTCCATCCGATATGAAGACCATACTGCATTCCAAGCGGGCAAATCTATACTATCTCGAACATTGCCGTGTGCTGGTGAATGGCGGGCGTGTCGAATACGTTGTGGAAAAAGGGAAGGAGTCAAATTACTACAATATCCCCATTGCCAATACAACAGTGCTCCTTCTTGGTTCCGGCACATCGCTGACTCAGGCGGCGGTACGTGAACTTTCCAAAGCAGGGGTTATGGTTGGTTTTTGCGGCGGTGGAGGAACGCCTCTTTTCAGTGCGATGGAAATGAATACTGACATTATGTGGTTTTCACCCCAGTCTGAGTATCGTCCCACAGAATATTTACAGGCGTGGGCGAAGTTTTGGTTTGATGATGTGCTGAGACTTGAGGCTGCAAAAATGTTTCAACATGCACGCATAGAGATGATAGGTAAAAAATGGCTTAACAGCAGGTTTTTTGAAGACAAGAGATTTGAGATTAATGAAAACATGTTGAAAAAGGCTCTGGGGAAGGTTTCTGCTGAAATAAAGGAAGCAAAAAGCACGGAAGATCTTCTTTCTTCAGAGGCGAAGCTCACAAAACTGCTTTATAAGCTTGCCGCCGAAGCATCCGGTTATGAAGATTTTACCAGAGCAAAACGAGGCAGCGGAACAGATATGGCAAACAGATTCCTTGATCACGGCAATTACCTTGCCTATGGTCTGGGGGCTACGGTTGCGTGGGTGTTGGGACTGCCGCACGGGTTCGCCGTTCTGCATGGAAAAACAAGACGTGGCGGGTTGGTTTTTGATATAGCTGATCTTATCAAGGATTCCGTTATCCTTCCTCTTGCGTTTATTTCAGCTCGTGACGGTGACGATGAGCGTATGTTTCGTCAGGGATGTATAGATTCTCTTGTTCAGAATGAATGTCTCGATTTTATGATAGATACTGTAAAAGAGGTTGCGTCTGAGATGAAGAGTCGCTGCCGATGA
- a CDS encoding antitoxin, translating into MSYAKVFKSGNSQAVRLPKEYSFDVDKVRIKKIGNMIILVSEGDVWENFRLSLDMFDGSFMNERNQPEIQEREVF; encoded by the coding sequence ATGAGCTATGCAAAGGTTTTTAAAAGCGGAAACAGTCAGGCTGTGCGGCTTCCAAAGGAATACAGTTTTGATGTTGACAAAGTTCGTATAAAGAAAATAGGCAACATGATCATTCTGGTGTCAGAAGGCGATGTCTGGGAAAATTTCAGGCTCTCTCTTGATATGTTTGACGGCTCATTTATGAACGAGAGAAACCAGCCTGAGATTCAGGAAAGAGAGGTCTTTTAA
- the vapC gene encoding type II toxin-antitoxin system tRNA(fMet)-specific endonuclease VapC: MYMLDTNICIYIIRQKPMEIVDKFQSFPLGSIGISVITLAELEYGVSKSQNIHKNRDALALFVAPLEILDFDNAAAAAYGEIRAELEKNGNVIGSMDMLIAAHAVSINATLVTNNTKEFERIKKLKLENWV, from the coding sequence ATGTACATGCTGGATACGAACATCTGCATTTATATCATCAGACAGAAGCCTATGGAAATTGTTGATAAGTTTCAATCATTTCCTCTGGGTTCAATCGGCATTTCCGTTATAACCCTTGCTGAACTTGAATACGGTGTAAGTAAAAGCCAGAACATTCATAAAAACAGGGACGCCCTAGCACTGTTTGTGGCGCCGCTTGAGATTTTGGATTTTGACAATGCAGCGGCGGCGGCTTATGGAGAAATACGAGCCGAACTTGAAAAAAATGGAAATGTCATAGGTTCAATGGATATGCTCATAGCCGCCCATGCAGTTTCAATTAATGCAACTTTGGTAACAAATAACACAAAGGAATTTGAGAGAATAAAAAAACTGAAACTCGAAAACTGGGTGTAG
- a CDS encoding helix-turn-helix domain-containing protein translates to MDFGKKVKDLRHERKMSLRDMAKVSGCSISFLSQVERNLVSPTVASLRKISEALGVTITSFFDVAEGEKDSVVVRKNERVKLTSKASRVVYESLKPKGANSVLEPLYHILEKGAYSGNDYNLHVGEEFVYVLHGQVEITLDKKTMVLNAGDSAVYNSNIPHRWRNTYDGETVLLWVNTPPTF, encoded by the coding sequence TTGGACTTCGGCAAGAAAGTAAAAGATCTGAGACATGAGCGTAAAATGTCTCTCCGCGATATGGCGAAAGTCAGCGGATGCAGTATATCTTTCCTTTCACAGGTTGAGCGGAACCTTGTTTCACCCACCGTTGCCAGTCTTCGTAAAATATCCGAGGCGTTAGGAGTGACGATAACCTCTTTCTTTGACGTAGCCGAAGGAGAAAAAGACTCTGTCGTTGTTCGGAAAAATGAACGGGTTAAGTTAACTTCCAAGGCGTCCAGAGTTGTTTACGAATCTCTTAAACCCAAGGGAGCCAACTCTGTTCTGGAGCCGCTGTACCATATACTTGAAAAAGGGGCATACAGCGGAAACGACTACAATTTGCATGTTGGGGAGGAGTTTGTATACGTGCTTCACGGTCAGGTGGAGATAACGCTCGATAAAAAGACAATGGTGCTTAATGCGGGCGACAGCGCTGTATACAACTCCAACATTCCACATAGATGGAGAAACACTTATGACGGTGAGACCGTACTCCTATGGGTCAACACTCCGCCGACTTTTTAA
- a CDS encoding proline dehydrogenase family protein: MFNTLIANSMPYMPKAFVGFFAKRYVAGATPEDAFSMTQALNSEGAMGTIDLLGEFTDDINKAKQTVEMYKLVLDNIKTKNLDTNISIKPTAFGILLNQETSTKYMTEVINYAYGKGIFVRIDMENHPYTDYTIDLYLTLSKEMPKSCGTVLQACLKRTQDDIKHITASTEQANIRLCKGIYKEPDEIAYNNRKKVQENFLECLELLFQKKAYVGIATHDDVLINGAMELIKKYKLEKHEYEFQMLLGVRSELRKRLLAEGHRLRIYTPFGEDWLPYSIRRLKENPAIVGSAIKGFLTCGR, from the coding sequence ATGTTTAACACATTGATCGCGAATTCCATGCCTTACATGCCGAAAGCGTTTGTCGGTTTTTTTGCGAAAAGGTACGTTGCCGGGGCTACCCCCGAAGACGCCTTCAGCATGACCCAAGCTCTCAACAGCGAAGGCGCAATGGGAACTATTGATTTGCTTGGCGAGTTTACGGACGACATTAATAAGGCCAAACAAACTGTCGAAATGTACAAGCTTGTTCTTGACAACATCAAGACAAAAAACCTCGATACCAACATATCCATCAAACCCACAGCATTCGGGATACTCCTTAATCAGGAAACATCCACCAAGTATATGACGGAAGTCATAAACTATGCGTACGGCAAAGGGATCTTTGTCCGCATAGACATGGAAAACCACCCCTACACAGACTACACCATCGACCTTTACCTCACACTCAGCAAGGAAATGCCTAAAAGCTGCGGAACAGTTCTTCAGGCGTGCCTTAAACGCACACAGGACGATATAAAGCACATTACCGCATCAACCGAACAGGCGAATATCCGTCTCTGCAAAGGCATCTACAAGGAACCCGACGAAATAGCCTACAACAACAGAAAGAAGGTTCAGGAAAATTTCCTTGAGTGCCTTGAGCTGCTTTTTCAGAAGAAGGCGTATGTGGGCATAGCCACACACGATGATGTTCTTATAAACGGCGCTATGGAGCTCATCAAAAAGTATAAGCTTGAAAAACATGAGTACGAATTCCAGATGCTTCTCGGAGTGCGTTCTGAGCTTCGTAAGAGACTTCTTGCGGAAGGACACAGACTCCGCATTTACACTCCTTTCGGAGAAGACTGGCTGCCGTACAGCATCCGCAGACTGAAAGAAAACCCCGCAATAGTCGGTTCGGCTATCAAGGGCTTTCTCACCTGCGGAAGATAA